The following is a genomic window from Bacteroidia bacterium.
CCAGCGGAAGGGAGTTCAACAAAAAACACGCGCTTTCCCATTCTCCAACATATATATAAATTGCCCTCATCATATATGATCAAACTGTCCCATATATCAGCTCCTTTTTATGTCTGATAGTATATAGACATATATAAGACACCTCCAAGAAGGAAAATGAATGGTCTGGGGAATTATTTTCCCGTCACAGAAGGTAAAAAGGTAAATCAAAGATCCCTTCGGGAAAGCCTACAAATCAAGGGTCCTGGCGATACGAAAACCGACAACGTCGTAGCGGAAATCAGGGCCGTAGTAGCGGCGATCGTAAACGCGCAGGCGGACTGCGCTGCGGTACCACGACCCGCCGCGAACCACACGGTCATCGCCTGATTCCGGACCTTTAGGGTTGTCTTTGGGGGAATTTTTATAATAATCAGAACCATACCAGTCCTGGCACCATTCAAATACATTGCCCGACATATCGTAGATTCCTAATTCGTTGGGGATTTTCTGACCCACCGGATGGGTTTTTCCCTTAGCATTTTTATCAAACCAACCGGCTTCCTCCGGATTGTTACTTCCTGCATATTTGAATCCTTTACTTAATCTCCCCCCCCGGGCCGCATACTCCCATTCCGCTTCTGTAGGTAAACGGAAATTTTGGCCGGGATACCGGGCATTAAGTTTTTCCAGAAATTTTTTCACCTCATTCCAGGAAACTTGTTCCACGGGGCAATCCGGAGAATCCTTGAAAAGACTGGGGTTATTTCCCATGATCTCGGACCATTGCCGCTGAGTGATGGGAAATTTACCGATCGCAAAAGGAGAAAGACGGACTTTGTGAACAGGTTTTTCATCATCATAATCATTACTCCCCATCATGAAAGTGCCACCTTCTACCTGAACAAATTCGGCAAAGGGAATAGCTGATTTTTTCCCTGGAGTATCTGCTTTAGTCTGACTCAGCTTGTTAATGTGTTTTAAAGCATCAGCAAAAAACCGACTCTCCGGATATTGGAGGATAAATCCTGTATAAGCGCTGGTAGTATTTTCTGCTTCGGCCTGCCGGAATGCATCTTCGCTTTGATCTTTGACAACAATTCCCGCTGCCTTTAAATCAAAAATAAATTGTCCATTCTGATCGCCGGTTTTAAGAATTACGCCACCAATTGGGGTCTGATCTGCATTATTGGCAGTAGCCAGTGTTACATGATCAATCAGGCTGCGGATGTGCAGACGGGGTTCGTTGTTTTTTTCCAGATAAGTGATCAGGCTTTTGGCGAAAGGGCTGTGATCACCTATATATCCGTCTGATACTTTTTCGATCATCCCTGCTGCCAGACACCAGCGAGAGGGGAACTGATCTACTCTGTCTGGATAAGGCAGATTTTGATTCAGATTGCGTTCGCTCAGCAAGGCTCCTGAAAAACAACTGTCCACAATCAACAGCGTATGGTGGGCCGGAATAGCCTTTATATAGTCACGTATGGTAGAATGGTTAATAAAATCTGCATAACGTCTGTCTCTGGCATCAGCCGGTACCCAGTAACCGAGTTTCAGGTTCTCACGAAAATACCCATGCCCGGCGTAGTATATGAGCAGATTGTCTTGTGAGGTAATCTTCTCAGACAATTCATCCAGCGTATCGATAATTTTTTCACGGGAGGCATCACCATCGTATAGTTCATATAGATGAGATTCCTCAAACTGATATCGGGAGATCAAAACTTTCGTAACAGCCTGGGCATCCCGTTTTGCATTCTCCAGTGAATGGCAATGTCTGTACTGATCAATCCCTATGACAAGGAGGTAATTCTTTCCGCGAATCCGGCCAGGCAAGGTATGATCTTCGTCTTCTATGATGAATCCTCTTTGGGCCATTCAGATGCATTTGATGTATTAACAAATATAAGTGATAATTTAGGTTATCATCAAAAAGCCGCTACCCTTTCGGAAGACCCCTACAAATCAAGGGTCCTGGCGATACGAAAACCGATATTGATGTCGCGGTCATCAGGGCCGAAGAGGCTGCGACCGGAAACGCGCAGGCTGCCTGCGCTGCTGCTCCACGACCCGCCGCGAACCACACGGAAGACGCCTGTTTCCGGGCCAGTGGGGTCTGATTGGGGTTGTTCAGCATATGGGCCATACCAGTCCTGGCACCATTCCCAGACATTGCCAGACATATCGTAGATTCCTAATTCATTGGGGATTTTCTGACCGACCGGATGGGTTTTTCCCTTAGCATTTTTATCAAACCAGCCTGCTTCCTTAGGATCGGTACTCCCTGCATATTTGAATCCTTTACTTAATCTCCCACCCCGGGCGGCATACTCCCATTCCGCTTCTGTAGGCAAGCGAAAGTCTAATCCGGTCAATTCATTGAATTTGGTTAGGAATTTCTTCGCATCATTCCACGAAACACTCTCTACCGGACAATCCGGACAATCTTTAAAACGACTGGGGTTATCTCCCATGATCGCTTCCCATTGTCGCTGGGTGATGGGAAATTTACTGATCTCAAAAGGAGAAAGACGGACTTCGTGAACAGGTTTTTCATCATCAGAATCATTACTCCCCATCATGAAAGTGCCGCCTTCTATCCGCAGCATTTGTATTCGTGATCTTGGAGAAAGTTCCTCGCAGAATTTTTCTGCCATATCCAGTCCCTCAAAATTGGCCAACAGGTATTCCTTAAAATCACTGCTGATTTGTTTGGCCAGAAAATACTCCATGATAGATTTATGGGAAAATTTCCACTGGCCGGCTGCATTACGGTTTAGCAAGGAACGGCTTTTCATCTCCAGTTCGCTGAGCTGAATATTGTAATTCTCTGCCAGCGCACTGAAATCAGCCTCTGATAAATACATCCCCTTCCCAGATCGCAATCGCGCATACATATCCAGCGCCAGTTTTTCGGAAAATAACACCAGGTCTTTTTTAAATTTTTCTCTCCGATCCTCCTGGCTAAACTTCCCTGCTTCCCGGTCCAACCAGCTTTGGATGATTCCGGCATAAACTTCGTGGGTGTAATTATACGTCCGGTTATTTTTGATCAGGTCATTGATATTGGCCAGGATCATGGGGCGAACCATGATTTTGGGCGTGCTTTCTACAATCTTTTTCCCCTGTTTCCTTTTCAGAAACTGGTAAATGGGGAACCGCTTGCGTAAATAGGCATTGATGTCACTAGTAGAAAAAGGTGATACGTATATTTTTTGAAATGCCTGAAATCCACCTTTGGTGCCGTATTTTTTGATTGGCGTTTCTCCGGGTTCGGTCTCTTCAGAAGAAAAAAACTGCGTGCGACAGGTAATGATCACTGTTCTGAAATCCTGCGAAACCTGAGTGAGTTGTTCCAGTCGATTTTCCAGATCGGCAGTCGCTTCCGGGTCTTCATCCAGCGCATCGAGGAGTAAAATCGTATTAGGTTTATCTTCAATTTCGCCCACGAGGTTTAGGGTTCGGGGATCGGACAGGGGAAATAAGCTGATCTTTTGTTTAAATTGAAAAGGCCGCCATCTGAGCCGGTATTTGAGGATGAGATTCAGCATAAAGGTAGTTTTACCCATTCCCGACCCGCCCAGGACAACATAGTATTTTTGGTCATCTCCCTTATGGTCAAACACTTCATCAATAAACATGGAAATCAGTTCCTGCTTGGGCACCA
Proteins encoded in this region:
- a CDS encoding SUMF1/EgtB/PvdO family nonheme iron enzyme → MAQRGFIIEDEDHTLPGRIRGKNYLLVIGIDQYRHCHSLENAKRDAQAVTKVLISRYQFEESHLYELYDGDASREKIIDTLDELSEKITSQDNLLIYYAGHGYFRENLKLGYWVPADARDRRYADFINHSTIRDYIKAIPAHHTLLIVDSCFSGALLSERNLNQNLPYPDRVDQFPSRWCLAAGMIEKVSDGYIGDHSPFAKSLITYLEKNNEPRLHIRSLIDHVTLATANNADQTPIGGVILKTGDQNGQFIFDLKAAGIVVKDQSEDAFRQAEAENTTSAYTGFILQYPESRFFADALKHINKLSQTKADTPGKKSAIPFAEFVQVEGGTFMMGSNDYDDEKPVHKVRLSPFAIGKFPITQRQWSEIMGNNPSLFKDSPDCPVEQVSWNEVKKFLEKLNARYPGQNFRLPTEAEWEYAARGGRLSKGFKYAGSNNPEEAGWFDKNAKGKTHPVGQKIPNELGIYDMSGNVFEWCQDWYGSDYYKNSPKDNPKGPESGDDRVVRGGSWYRSAVRLRVYDRRYYGPDFRYDVVGFRIARTLDL
- a CDS encoding SUMF1/EgtB/PvdO family nonheme iron enzyme, with protein sequence MNDILVFFKEDIARLWCSWGWKTLCAHWGMLINSGLLIWGWGVLIAVVGGIWKGGNQLWNWYKNRKIAQVLRPYYSYREVQEATRYFIPTKGQKESPSDFDEPGKLVPKQELISMFIDEVFDHKGDDQKYYVVLGGSGMGKTTFMLNLILKYRLRWRPFQFKQKISLFPLSDPRTLNLVGEIEDKPNTILLLDALDEDPEATADLENRLEQLTQVSQDFRTVIITCRTQFFSSEETEPGETPIKKYGTKGGFQAFQKIYVSPFSTSDINAYLRKRFPIYQFLKRKQGKKIVESTPKIMVRPMILANINDLIKNNRTYNYTHEVYAGIIQSWLDREAGKFSQEDRREKFKKDLVLFSEKLALDMYARLRSGKGMYLSEADFSALAENYNIQLSELEMKSRSLLNRNAAGQWKFSHKSIMEYFLAKQISSDFKEYLLANFEGLDMAEKFCEELSPRSRIQMLRIEGGTFMMGSNDSDDEKPVHEVRLSPFEISKFPITQRQWEAIMGDNPSRFKDCPDCPVESVSWNDAKKFLTKFNELTGLDFRLPTEAEWEYAARGGRLSKGFKYAGSTDPKEAGWFDKNAKGKTHPVGQKIPNELGIYDMSGNVWEWCQDWYGPYAEQPQSDPTGPETGVFRVVRGGSWSSSAGSLRVSGRSLFGPDDRDINIGFRIARTLDL